A genomic window from Archocentrus centrarchus isolate MPI-CPG fArcCen1 chromosome 2, fArcCen1, whole genome shotgun sequence includes:
- the LOC115794414 gene encoding OX-2 membrane glycoprotein-like isoform X1 codes for MCGPSLPLRLLLWTVGAAVSTTQGQVLAPASLTANVGRPLLLGCNITTKPGDKVHQVRWVNRLNKVILAYEQNVPPRLSHQDPNVKLTVSRNGASYITFKKVQPTDAGCYQCIFDVYPTGQQKGSICINVIGQVHLDGNKTAISGKPTTLSCWYNLPERVQQVLWRKTAEQGDTATVASFAKHNHYKIEHQFKGRVSLSRTLGDTTLTIEAVRTEDEACYTCEFHTYPDGTQTARACLSVYVLPKPEVSQVTSPSGITEANCTAQSRPVAEIVWNVGDDNRTLGPPISSAYDQGDGTTIVTSTLLFHSGLFSDLSIKCIVHHQGLEKPLTLSLNTNMGSAMVILLSVCGVAAVLLLCLCVCLCKCFICTDGT; via the exons ATGTGTGGGCCCTCTCTCCCGCTGCGTCTGCTGCTCTGGACCGTAGGAGCAGCTGTCTCTACGACGCAAG GTCAGGTTTTAGCTCCTGCCAGTCTGACCGCAAACGTAGGTCGCCCCCTCCTGCTTGGCTGCAACATCACAACGAAACCAGGTGATAAGGTCCACCAGGTGCGCTGGGTCAACAGGCTCAACAAGGTCATTCTAGCATATGAGCAAAACGTGCCACCCCGCTTGAGTCACCAAGACCCAAACGTGAAGCTCACTGTCTCCCGGAACGGCGCCAGCTACATAACCTTCAAGAAGGTGCAACCCACTGATGCCGGCTGCTACCAGTGCATCTTTGATGTTTACCCCACAGGCCAGCAAAAAGGCTCGATATGCATCAATGTCATTG GCCAAGTGCATTTGGATGGCAACAAGACAGCCATAAGTGGGAAGCCGACCACCCTTTCCTGCTGGTACAACCTCCCTGAAAGGGTTCAACAGGTCCTGTGGAGGAAGACGGCCGAGCAGGGCGACACCGCCACTGTGGCCTCCTTTGCTAAACACAACCACTACAAAATAGAGCATCAGTTTAAGGGTCGGGTTAGCCTGAGTCGAACCCTGGGAGACACCACGCTGACCATTGAGGCTGTGCGAACAGAGGACGAGGCCTGCTACACCTGTGAGTTCCACACGTACCCAGATGGGACCCAGACCGCCAGGGCTTGCCTCTCTGTTTATG TGTTACCCAAACCGGAGGTGAGCCAGGTGACCTCACCCTCAGGGATCACCGAGGCCAACTGCACGGCCCAGTCCCGACCTGTGGCAGAGATCGTGTGGAACGTCGGCGATGACAACCGAACGCTGGGGCCGCCCATTTCATCAGCCTACGATCAGGGCGATGGCACGACGATAGTGACGAGCACGCTGTTGTTCCACTCGGGGCTGTTCAGTGACCTGTCCATTAAGTGCATCGTGCACCACCAGGGTTTGGAGAAACCCCTGACGCTGTCCCTCAACACAAACA TGGGTTCAGCCATGGTTATCCTCCTCTCCGTGTGCGGTGTGGCAGcggtcctcctcctctgcttgtgtgtgtgtctctgcaagTGCTTCATCTGTACTGACG gaaCCTGA
- the LOC115794414 gene encoding OX-2 membrane glycoprotein-like isoform X2, whose translation MCGPSLPLRLLLWTVGAAVSTTQGQVLAPASLTANVGRPLLLGCNITTKPGDKVHQVRWVNRLNKVILAYEQNVPPRLSHQDPNVKLTVSRNGASYITFKKVQPTDAGCYQCIFDVYPTGQQKGSICINVIGQVHLDGNKTAISGKPTTLSCWYNLPERVQQVLWRKTAEQGDTATVASFAKHNHYKIEHQFKGRVSLSRTLGDTTLTIEAVRTEDEACYTCEFHTYPDGTQTARACLSVYVLPKPEVSQVTSPSGITEANCTAQSRPVAEIVWNVGDDNRTLGPPISSAYDQGDGTTIVTSTLLFHSGLFSDLSIKCIVHHQGLEKPLTLSLNTNMGSAMVILLSVCGVAAVLLLCLCVCLCKCFICTDD comes from the exons ATGTGTGGGCCCTCTCTCCCGCTGCGTCTGCTGCTCTGGACCGTAGGAGCAGCTGTCTCTACGACGCAAG GTCAGGTTTTAGCTCCTGCCAGTCTGACCGCAAACGTAGGTCGCCCCCTCCTGCTTGGCTGCAACATCACAACGAAACCAGGTGATAAGGTCCACCAGGTGCGCTGGGTCAACAGGCTCAACAAGGTCATTCTAGCATATGAGCAAAACGTGCCACCCCGCTTGAGTCACCAAGACCCAAACGTGAAGCTCACTGTCTCCCGGAACGGCGCCAGCTACATAACCTTCAAGAAGGTGCAACCCACTGATGCCGGCTGCTACCAGTGCATCTTTGATGTTTACCCCACAGGCCAGCAAAAAGGCTCGATATGCATCAATGTCATTG GCCAAGTGCATTTGGATGGCAACAAGACAGCCATAAGTGGGAAGCCGACCACCCTTTCCTGCTGGTACAACCTCCCTGAAAGGGTTCAACAGGTCCTGTGGAGGAAGACGGCCGAGCAGGGCGACACCGCCACTGTGGCCTCCTTTGCTAAACACAACCACTACAAAATAGAGCATCAGTTTAAGGGTCGGGTTAGCCTGAGTCGAACCCTGGGAGACACCACGCTGACCATTGAGGCTGTGCGAACAGAGGACGAGGCCTGCTACACCTGTGAGTTCCACACGTACCCAGATGGGACCCAGACCGCCAGGGCTTGCCTCTCTGTTTATG TGTTACCCAAACCGGAGGTGAGCCAGGTGACCTCACCCTCAGGGATCACCGAGGCCAACTGCACGGCCCAGTCCCGACCTGTGGCAGAGATCGTGTGGAACGTCGGCGATGACAACCGAACGCTGGGGCCGCCCATTTCATCAGCCTACGATCAGGGCGATGGCACGACGATAGTGACGAGCACGCTGTTGTTCCACTCGGGGCTGTTCAGTGACCTGTCCATTAAGTGCATCGTGCACCACCAGGGTTTGGAGAAACCCCTGACGCTGTCCCTCAACACAAACA TGGGTTCAGCCATGGTTATCCTCCTCTCCGTGTGCGGTGTGGCAGcggtcctcctcctctgcttgtgtgtgtgtctctgcaagTGCTTCATCTGTACTGACG